In Aggregatibacter sp. 2125159857, one DNA window encodes the following:
- the fdhD gene encoding formate dehydrogenase accessory sulfurtransferase FdhD, with product MKNLTNPATSDSDIIVTERQDTLAKEVPVALVYNDIAHTVMMCSPRDLEDFAMGFSLTEGIIDKPADIYGIDIEEVCNGMEARIELATRCFVALKDHRRTLTGRTGCGICGAEQIQQVYKNIKKLDRTLTVNANQLDGCLQQLYEAQELGKQTGSTHAAAFFSAEGKILAIREDVGRHVALDKLLGWHAKADKPRGFIVVTSRASYEMVQKTVSCGIEMLVAISAATDLAVQMAEQYNLTLVGFAREGRATIYSGKERLLTPLPSSVHA from the coding sequence ATCAAAAATTTAACAAATCCGGCGACATCGGACAGTGACATCATCGTCACCGAAAGGCAGGATACCTTGGCGAAAGAAGTGCCTGTTGCTCTCGTGTATAACGACATCGCCCATACCGTCATGATGTGTTCACCACGAGATTTAGAGGATTTTGCCATGGGCTTTTCCCTCACAGAAGGCATTATCGACAAGCCGGCGGATATTTATGGCATTGATATCGAGGAAGTGTGTAACGGTATGGAAGCCAGAATTGAACTGGCAACCCGCTGCTTTGTGGCATTGAAAGACCATCGGCGTACTTTAACCGGACGCACCGGTTGTGGCATTTGTGGTGCGGAACAAATCCAACAGGTTTACAAAAACATCAAAAAATTAGACCGCACTTTAACGGTGAATGCCAACCAATTAGATGGGTGCTTGCAACAATTATATGAGGCACAAGAACTCGGCAAGCAAACCGGTTCCACACATGCCGCGGCATTTTTTTCTGCAGAAGGGAAAATACTCGCCATTCGTGAAGATGTCGGTCGCCATGTGGCATTAGATAAATTATTGGGATGGCACGCTAAAGCTGACAAGCCACGGGGTTTTATCGTTGTCACCAGTCGCGCCAGTTATGAAATGGTGCAAAAAACCGTTTCTTGTGGTATTGAAATGCTTGTTGCGATTTCTGCCGCAACGGATTTAGCCGTACAAATGGCAGAACAATATAATCTAACCCTTGTTGGGTTCGCCCGAGAAGGTAGAGCAACGATCTATAGTGGCAAAGAAAGATTGCTGACGCCCCTTCCCTCCTCTGTTCACGCATAA
- the fdnG gene encoding formate dehydrogenase-N subunit alpha, giving the protein MQISRRKFFKVCAGGMAGTSVAMLGFAPSTALAAPREYKLLRAKESRQTCTYCAVSCGMLMYSTGIPSNTLSGHTSTNTRSKLFHIEGDPDHPVSRGALCPKGAGALDYINSESRALYPEYRAPGSDKWERISWQDAIKRIARLMKDDRDANFVEKDASGKTVNRWTTTGIMTASAMSNEAALLTHKWVRMLGMVPMCNQANTUHGPTVASLAPSFGRGAMTNNWVDIKNANLILVQGGNPAEAHPVGFRWAIEAKKNGAKIIVVDPRFNRTASVADFHAPIRSGSDIAFLMGVIRYLLETNQIQHEYVKHYTNASFLVDEGFKFEDGLFVGFDEEKHAYDKSKWNYQFDENGHAKRDMTLQDPRCVINILKDHVSRYTPEMVERITGVKQKTFLQICEEIGKTSAPNKTMTHLYALGFTEHTIGTQNIRSMAMIQLLLGNMGMPGGGINALRGHSNVQGTTDMGLLPMSLPGYMRLPNDKDTSYEQYINAITPKDIVPNQVNYYRNTSKFFVSMMKTFYGDKATKENGWGFDFLPKADRLYDPITNVKLMNDGKLNGWILQGFNVLNSLPNKNKTVAGMSKLKYLIVMDPLQTESSEFWKNFGESNNVNSAEIQTEVFRLPTTCFAEEDGSIVNSGRWAQWHEKSCDQPGEALPDVDILSMIREEMHELYKKEGGRGIESFEAMTWNYGIPHSPSAEELAKELNGYALEDLYDANGNLMYKKGQLLSGFAHLRDDGTTSAGNWLYTGQWTEKGNQTANRDNSDPSGLGCTLGWGFAWPANRRVLYNRASLDINGNPWDKHRQLIKWNGKNWNWFDVADYGTQPPGSDTGPFIMSAEGVGRLFAVDKIANGPMPEHYEPIESPIDTNPLHPKVVSDPTVRIYKEDREFIGSNKDFPYVATTYRLTEHFHSWTAQSALNIIAQPQQFVEIGEKLAAEKGIQKGDMVKITSRRGYIKAVAVVTKRLKDLEIDGRTVHHVGLPIHWNMKALNGKGNRGFSTNTLTPSWGEAITQTPEYKTFLVNIEKAEA; this is encoded by the coding sequence ATGCAGATCTCAAGAAGAAAATTCTTCAAGGTCTGTGCTGGCGGTATGGCCGGAACATCCGTTGCGATGTTAGGTTTTGCACCGTCCACAGCCTTAGCTGCACCACGCGAATACAAACTATTGCGTGCGAAAGAATCGCGTCAAACCTGTACATATTGTGCCGTAAGCTGCGGTATGTTGATGTATAGTACAGGTATTCCATCTAATACATTAAGCGGTCATACCTCAACCAATACCCGCTCTAAATTGTTCCATATCGAAGGTGACCCTGATCATCCGGTCAGCCGTGGGGCATTATGTCCGAAGGGTGCCGGTGCATTAGACTATATCAATAGTGAAAGCCGTGCGTTATACCCTGAATATCGTGCACCGGGTTCCGATAAATGGGAACGCATTTCTTGGCAAGATGCAATTAAACGCATTGCCCGTCTAATGAAAGATGACCGTGATGCCAACTTCGTTGAAAAAGATGCGAGTGGCAAAACGGTTAACCGTTGGACAACCACAGGGATTATGACCGCCTCCGCCATGAGCAACGAGGCCGCACTACTGACTCATAAATGGGTGCGGATGTTGGGCATGGTGCCGATGTGTAACCAAGCGAATACTTGACACGGACCAACGGTAGCAAGTCTTGCTCCATCATTTGGTCGCGGTGCCATGACAAATAACTGGGTTGACATCAAAAATGCCAATCTTATTCTTGTTCAAGGGGGTAACCCTGCTGAAGCCCACCCTGTTGGCTTCCGTTGGGCAATTGAAGCGAAGAAAAACGGTGCGAAAATCATCGTGGTTGATCCACGCTTTAACCGTACAGCTTCTGTTGCTGACTTTCATGCACCAATTCGTTCCGGTTCTGATATTGCATTCTTAATGGGTGTGATCCGTTACTTATTGGAAACCAATCAAATTCAACACGAATACGTTAAACACTACACCAATGCGTCCTTCTTAGTGGATGAAGGTTTCAAATTTGAAGATGGTTTATTTGTGGGCTTCGATGAAGAAAAACACGCTTACGATAAATCTAAATGGAACTACCAATTCGACGAAAATGGCCATGCTAAACGTGATATGACCTTACAAGATCCACGCTGTGTGATTAATATCTTGAAAGATCACGTTTCTCGCTATACGCCGGAAATGGTTGAACGTATTACCGGTGTGAAACAAAAAACCTTCTTACAAATCTGTGAAGAAATTGGTAAAACCTCTGCACCGAATAAAACCATGACGCACTTATATGCGTTAGGCTTTACCGAGCACACAATCGGTACGCAAAATATTCGTTCTATGGCGATGATCCAATTGCTCCTAGGTAATATGGGTATGCCGGGTGGTGGTATTAATGCATTACGTGGACATTCCAACGTACAAGGTACAACGGATATGGGCTTATTGCCGATGTCTTTACCGGGTTATATGCGTTTACCAAACGACAAAGATACCTCTTATGAGCAGTATATCAATGCGATTACACCGAAAGATATCGTACCAAACCAAGTAAACTATTATCGTAATACCTCGAAATTCTTCGTGAGTATGATGAAAACGTTCTATGGTGATAAAGCCACCAAAGAAAACGGTTGGGGTTTCGATTTCTTGCCAAAAGCAGACCGCTTATACGACCCTATCACGAATGTTAAGTTAATGAATGATGGCAAGTTAAACGGTTGGATCTTACAAGGTTTCAATGTATTAAACTCATTACCGAACAAGAACAAAACCGTTGCCGGTATGAGCAAATTAAAATACTTAATCGTGATGGATCCGCTTCAAACTGAGTCTTCTGAATTCTGGAAAAACTTTGGCGAATCAAATAACGTGAATTCTGCTGAAATCCAAACAGAAGTGTTCCGCTTGCCAACCACTTGTTTCGCAGAAGAAGACGGTTCTATTGTCAACTCTGGTCGTTGGGCGCAATGGCATGAAAAATCTTGCGACCAACCGGGCGAAGCATTACCGGATGTGGATATTCTTTCGATGATTCGTGAAGAAATGCACGAGCTCTATAAGAAAGAAGGCGGTCGCGGTATTGAATCTTTTGAAGCCATGACATGGAATTATGGTATTCCTCATTCACCAAGTGCGGAAGAATTAGCCAAAGAATTAAATGGTTATGCACTTGAAGATCTGTATGATGCTAACGGCAATTTAATGTACAAAAAAGGTCAATTACTCAGTGGCTTTGCACACTTGCGTGATGACGGTACAACCTCTGCCGGTAACTGGTTATATACCGGTCAGTGGACAGAAAAAGGTAACCAAACTGCAAACCGTGATAACTCTGACCCATCCGGTTTAGGCTGTACTTTAGGCTGGGGCTTTGCATGGCCGGCAAACCGCCGTGTTCTTTATAACCGTGCTTCATTGGATATTAACGGTAATCCTTGGGATAAACACCGTCAATTAATTAAATGGAATGGTAAAAACTGGAACTGGTTTGATGTCGCCGACTATGGCACACAACCACCAGGTTCCGACACCGGTCCATTTATTATGTCCGCAGAAGGTGTAGGGCGTTTATTTGCGGTAGATAAAATTGCAAATGGTCCAATGCCTGAGCATTATGAACCGATCGAAAGTCCGATTGATACGAACCCATTGCACCCGAAAGTGGTCTCTGATCCGACTGTTCGTATTTATAAAGAAGACCGTGAATTTATCGGCTCAAATAAAGATTTCCCATATGTGGCAACCACTTACCGTTTAACCGAGCATTTCCACAGTTGGACGGCACAATCTGCGTTAAATATCATTGCACAACCACAACAATTTGTGGAAATCGGTGAAAAATTGGCGGCAGAAAAAGGCATCCAAAAAGGTGATATGGTGAAAATTACTTCTCGCCGTGGCTATATTAAAGCTGTTGCAGTAGTAACGAAACGTTTGAAAGATTTAGAAATCGATGGACGTACCGTACACCATGTAGGCCTTCCAATTCACTGGAATATGAAAGCCTTAAATGGTAAAGGTAACCGTGGATTCTCTACTAATACCTTAACACCATCTTGGGGTGAGGCAATCACGCAAACACCGGAATACAAAACATTCTTGGTAAATATCGAAAAGGCGGAGGCATAA
- the fdxH gene encoding formate dehydrogenase subunit beta — protein sequence MAGTAQGVQTQDIIKISATSGLTPAPRARDHKVEVAKLIDVTTCIGCKACQVGCSEWNDIRSDVNAQCVGIYDNPVDLNAKAWTVMRFNEVEENDRLEWLIRKDGCMHCQEPGCLKACPAPGAIIQYANGIVDFQSDKCIGCGYCIAGCPFNIPRMNPEDNRVYKCTLCVDRVSVGQEPACVKTCPTGAIRFGSKEEMKVYAEKRIADLKARGYENAGLYDPEGVGGTHVMYVLHHADKPELYSGLPKDPQIDPSITLWKDILKPVAAVAMGGLALAEIGHYLTVGPNVEEDVEDHHHEFEEADKGGKDE from the coding sequence ATGGCAGGAACTGCTCAAGGCGTTCAAACGCAAGATATTATTAAGATCTCCGCAACGTCCGGTTTAACGCCGGCACCGCGTGCGCGTGATCATAAAGTTGAAGTGGCAAAACTCATTGACGTAACAACCTGTATTGGTTGTAAAGCTTGTCAAGTGGGTTGTTCAGAATGGAATGATATTCGTTCTGACGTTAATGCACAATGTGTGGGGATCTACGATAACCCGGTAGATCTCAATGCAAAAGCATGGACAGTGATGCGCTTTAACGAAGTAGAAGAAAACGATCGTTTAGAATGGTTAATTCGTAAAGATGGCTGTATGCACTGCCAAGAGCCGGGCTGCTTAAAAGCCTGTCCGGCACCGGGTGCAATTATCCAATATGCAAACGGTATTGTGGATTTCCAATCTGATAAATGTATTGGTTGTGGTTACTGTATCGCAGGCTGTCCGTTCAACATTCCACGTATGAATCCGGAAGACAATCGTGTGTACAAATGTACCCTTTGTGTTGACCGTGTTTCTGTGGGACAAGAACCGGCTTGTGTGAAAACCTGTCCGACCGGTGCAATTCGTTTCGGCTCTAAAGAAGAAATGAAAGTCTATGCGGAAAAACGCATCGCTGATCTTAAAGCACGTGGCTATGAAAATGCCGGTCTTTACGATCCGGAAGGCGTGGGTGGCACACACGTGATGTATGTGTTACATCATGCGGATAAACCTGAATTGTATTCCGGTCTTCCGAAAGATCCGCAAATCGACCCAAGTATTACTTTATGGAAAGATATCTTGAAACCGGTTGCTGCGGTTGCCATGGGCGGTCTAGCCTTGGCTGAAATTGGTCACTACTTAACGGTGGGTCCAAACGTAGAAGAAGATGTGGAAGATCATCACCATGAATTTGAAGAAGCAGACAAAGGAGGCAAAGATGAGTAA
- a CDS encoding formate dehydrogenase subunit gamma: MSKIEISNDTRIIRHRTPARLSHWLLVICFFMTMFTGVAFFFPDFAWLTEILGTPQLARAIHPFTGILMFFAFIYLGYLYWDHNIPEKNDIRWAKGMLEVLKGNEHAVADNGKYNLGQKMLFWTLNLAMVTLLVTGIIMWRQYFSHYFSIPVLRIAILLHSASAFMLFTGILVHMYMAFWVKGSIRGIVEGWVTVRWAKKHHPKWYREEVLSKLEEDLKNEAEGKQVKAKALFKGING, translated from the coding sequence ATGAGTAAGATTGAGATTAGCAATGATACTCGAATCATTCGTCATAGAACGCCTGCGCGTTTAAGCCACTGGCTACTTGTTATTTGCTTCTTTATGACGATGTTCACCGGTGTGGCATTTTTCTTCCCAGACTTTGCGTGGCTAACTGAGATTTTAGGGACACCGCAATTAGCTCGGGCAATCCACCCGTTCACCGGTATCTTAATGTTCTTTGCCTTTATTTATCTTGGCTATCTTTACTGGGATCATAATATTCCGGAGAAGAACGATATTCGTTGGGCAAAAGGGATGTTGGAAGTCTTAAAGGGAAATGAGCACGCTGTTGCTGATAACGGCAAGTATAACCTGGGTCAAAAAATGTTATTCTGGACATTAAATTTGGCAATGGTAACCTTGCTTGTGACCGGCATTATTATGTGGCGTCAATATTTCTCGCATTATTTCTCTATCCCAGTATTGAGAATTGCGATTCTTCTTCACTCTGCGAGTGCATTCATGTTGTTCACCGGTATCTTAGTGCATATGTATATGGCATTTTGGGTGAAAGGTTCCATTCGTGGCATTGTTGAGGGTTGGGTAACTGTTCGCTGGGCGAAAAAACACCACCCGAAATGGTATCGTGAAGAAGTGCTTTCTAAACTTGAAGAAGACCTGAAAAATGAAGCTGAAGGTAAGCAAGTGAAAGCCAAAGCATTGTTCAAAGGCATTAATGGCTAA
- a CDS encoding Kdo(2)-lipid IV(A) acyltransferase: MAKSVLPTFKIEFLHPKHWGFWLALGIFRLILLLPYPILCKIGNGLGWLFTKTGVGKRRAKIAKRNLELCFPDWSEQHIYQILHANLRATGMAIIETGMAWFWSDRRIKKWSKIEGVEYLKDNLADGIIFVGVHFLTLELGARIVGIHQPGIGVYRPNDNPLFDWLQTQGRLRSNKSMLDRKDLRGMIKAIRNGDIIWYAPDHDYGRKNAVFVPFFAVPHAATTTGSYYLLKSSPNSKVIPFAPLRNADNSGYTVTISPPVDFSDLHDETEIAARMNQVIEKEIMKGVEQYMWLHRRFKTQPNEENLYSE, encoded by the coding sequence ATGGCAAAATCTGTTCTTCCGACATTTAAAATTGAATTTCTCCATCCCAAACACTGGGGCTTTTGGCTCGCACTCGGCATTTTCCGCTTAATTCTACTTCTGCCCTACCCTATTTTATGCAAAATTGGCAATGGATTAGGTTGGCTCTTTACGAAAACCGGTGTGGGCAAACGTCGCGCTAAGATCGCGAAACGCAATCTGGAGCTTTGCTTTCCTGACTGGTCTGAACAACACATTTATCAGATTTTACACGCCAACTTACGCGCCACCGGAATGGCGATTATTGAAACAGGTATGGCGTGGTTTTGGTCTGATCGTCGTATAAAAAAATGGTCTAAAATTGAAGGAGTTGAGTATTTAAAAGACAATCTGGCAGACGGCATTATTTTCGTTGGCGTACATTTCTTAACGCTGGAATTGGGCGCTCGCATTGTCGGTATTCATCAACCGGGGATTGGGGTTTATCGCCCTAACGACAATCCATTATTTGATTGGCTTCAAACACAAGGGCGACTACGTTCCAATAAATCGATGCTGGATCGTAAAGATCTCCGTGGCATGATTAAGGCGATACGAAATGGCGATATTATTTGGTATGCACCGGACCACGACTATGGTCGAAAAAATGCCGTTTTCGTGCCGTTCTTTGCGGTTCCTCATGCTGCAACAACAACCGGCAGTTATTACTTATTAAAGTCTTCTCCAAACAGTAAAGTGATTCCTTTCGCGCCACTTAGAAACGCAGATAATTCCGGTTATACGGTCACCATCTCTCCGCCTGTGGATTTTTCTGATTTGCATGATGAAACTGAAATTGCAGCAAGAATGAATCAAGTGATTGAAAAAGAGATTATGAAGGGGGTTGAACAATATATGTGGTTACATCGTCGTTTTAAGACACAACCGAATGAAGAAAACCTCTATAGTGAATAA
- the hldE gene encoding bifunctional D-glycero-beta-D-manno-heptose-7-phosphate kinase/D-glycero-beta-D-manno-heptose 1-phosphate adenylyltransferase HldE encodes MAQYSAQFNQAKVLVLGDVMLDRYWFGATNRISPEAPVPVVRVQKHEERAGGAANVAMNIASLNVPVQLLGLTGQDEAGAALTALLQQQKIDCNFVQLSTHPTITKLRILSRHQQLLRLDFEEDFQNVTSEALLQKLESAVKNYGALVLSDYGKGTLNDVQKMIQIARNTNVPVLIDPKGTDFERYRGATLLTPNMSEFEAVVGKCHSEQEIIDKGLKLISDINLTALLVTRSEKGMTLLRPNQPAFHLPTEAKEVFDVTGAGDTVISVLAIALADGRSFEEACYLSNVAAGIVVGKLGTSTVSTVELENAIHGRTTTGFGVMTEAELKQAVKLAKDRGEKIVMTNGCFDILHPGHVSYLENARKLGDRLIVAVNTDESVKRLKGEERPINPLASRMAVLAGLSSVDWLVAFDEDTPQRLIGEILPDLLVKGGDYKPEDIAGSQEVWANGGEVKVLNFENGFSTSNVIKKIKHLEK; translated from the coding sequence ATGGCTCAATATTCTGCACAATTTAATCAGGCAAAAGTTTTGGTATTAGGCGATGTGATGTTAGATCGCTATTGGTTTGGTGCGACCAATCGAATTTCGCCGGAAGCACCGGTGCCGGTGGTACGCGTTCAGAAACATGAAGAACGTGCAGGCGGTGCAGCAAACGTGGCGATGAACATTGCGTCATTAAATGTGCCGGTACAGTTACTTGGTTTGACCGGTCAGGATGAGGCTGGGGCAGCATTGACGGCATTATTGCAACAACAAAAAATCGATTGTAACTTTGTCCAATTATCCACCCATCCAACGATTACCAAGTTACGTATTTTATCTCGTCATCAACAGCTTTTACGTCTTGATTTTGAAGAAGATTTTCAAAATGTAACCAGTGAAGCGTTATTACAAAAATTAGAAAGTGCGGTCAAAAATTACGGTGCTTTAGTGCTTTCGGATTACGGCAAAGGCACCTTAAATGATGTACAAAAAATGATTCAGATTGCGCGCAATACCAATGTGCCGGTATTGATCGATCCGAAAGGGACGGATTTTGAACGTTATCGCGGTGCAACCTTGCTAACACCGAATATGTCGGAATTTGAAGCAGTCGTGGGGAAATGTCATTCTGAACAAGAGATTATCGACAAGGGGCTGAAACTCATTTCAGACATCAATCTCACCGCACTTTTGGTGACACGTTCTGAAAAAGGCATGACCTTATTGCGTCCAAATCAACCGGCATTTCATTTGCCGACAGAGGCTAAAGAAGTCTTTGATGTGACAGGGGCAGGCGATACGGTGATCAGTGTGCTTGCAATCGCGTTAGCGGATGGTCGTAGTTTTGAAGAGGCCTGTTATTTATCCAATGTGGCCGCCGGTATTGTGGTGGGTAAATTGGGCACATCAACCGTTTCAACCGTCGAGTTGGAAAATGCGATTCATGGGCGAACGACAACCGGTTTTGGTGTGATGACCGAGGCTGAATTGAAACAAGCCGTTAAATTGGCAAAAGATCGTGGCGAGAAAATCGTGATGACAAACGGGTGCTTTGATATTTTGCATCCTGGTCACGTGTCTTATTTAGAAAATGCCCGTAAGCTAGGCGACCGTTTAATTGTGGCTGTGAATACGGATGAATCGGTAAAACGCTTAAAAGGGGAAGAACGACCAATTAATCCTTTAGCGTCGAGAATGGCAGTGCTTGCCGGTCTTTCTTCTGTGGATTGGCTGGTTGCCTTTGATGAAGATACGCCGCAACGTTTAATTGGTGAAATCTTGCCGGATTTATTGGTGAAAGGCGGTGACTATAAACCAGAAGACATTGCCGGTAGTCAAGAAGTTTGGGCAAACGGTGGCGAGGTGAAAGTGCTGAATTTTGAAAATGGTTTTTCCACATCGAACGTGATCAAGAAAATTAAGCATTTGGAAAAATAA
- a CDS encoding aminotransferase class IV family protein, protein MEFPLFETLAIEQGKIRNIALHQQRYERSLQAFYGKQSAVVFPRIFQLTEHIRVPLELATEPLIRCRIDYNAEQIQCRYFPYQRKHYRTFKPVICDHIDYGLKFTDRTLLNELLAQKGDCDEIMIIKNGHVTDCTIGNLIFRQGTQWFTPDTPLLEGTQRATLLAQDRIKVRSILATDLSLFEEIRLLNALNGLE, encoded by the coding sequence ATGGAATTTCCTTTATTTGAAACCCTTGCCATCGAACAAGGCAAAATCCGCAATATCGCACTCCATCAACAACGCTACGAACGCAGTTTACAGGCGTTTTATGGCAAACAAAGTGCGGTCGTTTTTCCTCGCATTTTTCAGCTTACCGAACATATTCGTGTACCACTCGAACTGGCTACCGAACCGCTGATTCGCTGCCGAATCGATTACAACGCCGAGCAGATTCAATGCCGTTATTTTCCTTACCAGCGTAAACATTATCGCACCTTTAAACCGGTTATCTGCGACCACATTGACTACGGCTTGAAATTCACTGACCGCACTTTATTAAACGAATTACTCGCGCAAAAAGGCGATTGCGATGAAATCATGATCATCAAAAACGGGCATGTCACCGATTGCACTATCGGCAACCTTATTTTCCGCCAAGGCACACAATGGTTCACGCCCGACACGCCACTCCTTGAGGGCACCCAACGGGCGACATTATTAGCCCAAGACCGTATAAAAGTGCGGTCGATTTTAGCCACGGATTTGAGTTTGTTTGAAGAAATCAGGTTGCTCAATGCGTTGAATGGATTGGAATAG
- a CDS encoding aminodeoxychorismate synthase component I, which translates to MWQDFIQQVNRFGEAKTPFFFLIDFEQQKPILCPLNEMAEQGIFVQFPDYTNVNWREDLPHKTSPMPPFYLHKQPMDFAAYQKGFDLVQQEQHFGNSYLLNLTYPTPIETHYSLRQLFQQSQAKYKLLFKDQFVCFSPECFVNLYDNQIFTYPMKGTIDATLPHAQATLLNNQKEQREHYTIVDLMRNDLATVAENIQVTRFRYVEEIQTERSAILQTSSEIRGELAENWQKEIGSLLAKLLPAGSISGAPKEKTVQIIQQAEQQPRGYYTGIFGIFDGEKLQSAVAIRFIEDTEKGFVFRSGGGITIQSDAQEEYQELIQKVYVPLQRA; encoded by the coding sequence ATGTGGCAAGATTTTATTCAACAAGTAAACAGATTTGGCGAAGCGAAAACGCCCTTCTTCTTTTTAATCGATTTTGAGCAACAAAAACCGATATTGTGTCCGTTAAATGAAATGGCTGAACAAGGGATTTTCGTCCAATTTCCAGACTATACCAACGTGAATTGGCGGGAAGATTTGCCGCATAAAACATCGCCGATGCCACCTTTTTATTTACATAAACAGCCAATGGATTTTGCCGCCTATCAAAAAGGCTTTGATTTGGTACAACAGGAACAGCACTTCGGCAATTCCTATTTGCTGAATCTGACCTACCCGACACCGATTGAAACCCATTATTCACTACGCCAATTATTCCAACAGAGTCAAGCGAAGTATAAATTGTTGTTCAAAGATCAATTTGTGTGTTTTTCACCGGAATGTTTTGTCAATTTATACGACAACCAGATTTTCACTTATCCGATGAAAGGCACCATTGATGCCACGCTACCCCATGCCCAAGCCACCTTGCTCAACAATCAAAAAGAGCAGCGAGAACATTACACCATCGTGGATTTAATGCGCAATGATTTAGCCACCGTCGCTGAAAACATTCAAGTGACTCGCTTTCGTTATGTGGAAGAAATCCAAACCGAACGTAGTGCCATTTTGCAAACCAGTTCTGAAATTCGTGGTGAATTGGCAGAAAACTGGCAGAAAGAAATCGGCTCTCTTCTTGCCAAACTGTTACCCGCCGGATCGATCAGTGGCGCCCCAAAAGAAAAAACCGTACAAATTATTCAACAGGCCGAACAACAACCTCGTGGCTATTACACCGGTATATTCGGTATTTTTGACGGTGAAAAATTACAAAGTGCGGTGGCAATTCGTTTTATTGAAGACACAGAAAAAGGCTTTGTTTTCCGCAGTGGCGGTGGCATTACCATTCAAAGTGACGCACAAGAAGAATATCAAGAATTGATTCAAAAAGTGTATGTGCCGTTACAGAGGGCTTAA